The sequence tcttacaaacacatacattttgACTTCACAAGagattaactgatggactggagcggtgtggattacttttggattattgtgatgtttttatcagctgtttggactctcattccgacggcacccattcacatccattggttagcaagtgatgtaatgcaacgtttctccaaatctgatgaagaaacaagctcatctacatctAGGATGGACAGAGTGTGAGTACAGCAAATTTAATTCATTACAGATTCATTTAGTGTTTCTTCTCTGTAGTATCGTACCAACAGTGTCCCCATAATGAAGACTCCCAAGACGACAGTGGCCACCAGTCTGACAGAAACCACCACTCGGCGCGCTCTAATCTACGGGATTCAGGACGATAACGGGACGGACATCCAGAACTTCCAGCTGGATCTGACACCACCTCCTGACGTGGTAATGCGGACGCTTCCCGGCACCAGCGAGGGCATGAACGTCCTGGGGATCGTCATCTTCTCTGCCACCATGGGTGAGAACACTGGCACAGAGACAACAAACGGATTGGATGATAAATGTGTCAATCGTTTCATATCATATCTCATATTTGCATATTGATGCTTAATTTTGCACAGGCATAATGTTGGGCAGGATGGGTCCTAACGGCAGTGCTCTGGTGAACTTCTGCCAAAGTCTCAATGAAGCAGTGCTGAAAATCGTCGCTATTGTCATTTGGTAAGACTATATTGAAATgagctaaattaataaatcatttattttattataaaaaaatattcatttaatttgtataaaattttaatgagttgtatacaatatatatatattttttttattaatttagctcaTAAAAAAGAATTATAACACAATATCTACTTAATCTAAAActtgaaaattttaatttaatatttattcatttattttgtatttttatacttaaccgaacaaaacatttaaaaatatatattttaaaagatacttTAGACTTTTACAACTCATGCAGTACAATAAATTgaaaattgataaaaataagttttattcaGAAGTCAAAACTtgacaaaaaatatgaaactTAAAGACGTTATTTTTAAAGCTGTTATTGTAAAGCAGCAagatatttacataaaatgatatactgTAAACACCAGTCATCACTCTACATCTGCCAATGATACATCTTAGTAAGATGATAGTTAAAAGCTTTATGATCTAAACATATAATGCActgcaatacaatgatgattaACATATTTGATATTCACTGATTTTTCTAAAATATGATgtctggataatcaagtaaacctaagTTGCTTCAGTAAGTGTTGgacttgaaatattactaacaatataaaaacttacatttgctttattaaaatcattaaagattTTACAGGCAAAAAGAAGCGTATGCTGAAGTTATAATTACACAAAAAGGCCTTTTGCTTGCTAAAAATgcataaactatcaatcagaagACAGAAGGCGTGAAGTAGATTGTGTGCAAAAGGTTTTTCAGCAACAGTTTGATCACATGTATCAATAACAATATAGTATGCTTTAATGGTTAAGTAATGTAAAATTAGAGGATATTTAGTGAATATACTTACAGCTAGTTTACTGTGCAGGTACTTCCCATTTGGCATCGTGTTTCTGGTGGCCGGTAAGATCCTGGAGATGAGCGACCCGTCTGCGATGGGGAAGAAGCTGGGCTTTTACGCTATCACTGTGGTGATGGGCCTCATTCTGCACGGCCTCTTCATCCTGCCCAGCATGTACTTCTTCATCACCAAGAAGAGCCCCATCGTCTACATCCGAGGAATCCTGCAGGCCCTGCTCATCTCTCTGGCCACGTCCTCCAGGTACAACACACGCAAACACCGTTTCATACTCATCCTGTTCGTTTCATCATCATCCTCCAAGAAGTTACGTCAGTTTTGGTGGAAACAaatttgatggatttttttttttctggtttaattgatatcaacatttcagaaaatacacacacacacacgtttgtttttgtcaaaagtgggttcatcccataggtataatagtttttatactgtacaaactgtatattctatggccctacaccaaccctacacctaaccctaaccctcacaggacactttgtgcagttttactttctcaaaaaaactcattctgtatgatttataagcgttttgaaaaatgggggcatgggttatgtcctcataagtcaccctctccttgtaatacctgtgtcatacccatgtcattatacaaagttgtgtcctgatatgacacaaaaacaagagcacacacacacacacacacacactcacatattatACACTACATTATACACATACACTAATGTTAAAAAgttcaaaatgtttaatgcttttgaaactaaggctacatttatcggatcaaaaaatacagtaaaaacagtaaaactgtgaaatagtattataatttagAGTAACTGTATTGGCATCATTActcccgtcttcagtgtcacgtgatccttctgaaatcattttaatatgctgatttgatgctcaagaaactgatttttatcaatgttaaaaatggtCGTGCTGCTTCATGTTTTGTTGGAAATTGTGATACAATTcctttctttgatgaatagaaagttcaaaataactatttatttgaaaaaaaaaaaaaataaacttttttagttACTAAAAAATTTGATagttactgttacttttgatcaatcagtcaataataataataataataatacaatcttactgaccccaaacctttgaagataaatattaaaaacttcaGCTCACTATTTCCATCCTGTTCATTTTCTTGCCTTTGTGCAAGTAACTAAGCGAGCtggctaaaaatatatttaaattgcaagacatttcttttattttccactCATACTGATGTGACAAACAACACGTTTTCTCCCATCCCACGGTTCCTGACACAGGAAAATACATtatagagagagaaatggaagagagaaaactaaataaatattgccAAGCTCTCATCATGATgaatttcataaaaatgttttatacttttGTCCACAGCATCcacttaaaacaaaaatgcagaaacacacaagcataatagtgtgtgtgtgtgtgtgtgtgtgtgtgtgagggtcttGAAAATAAAGCTCCACAGCACAACACTCAtctgtaatttattcataacaCAATGTCTTACTTCAGTCTTTCTTGCAGTAGTCACATCATTTCAGTGTTTGCATCCAGTATGAATAGAagtctttttttgtattaaagagAAACTGCTGTAACAGTTGGTGAAATATCACGCAGATTTGCTCAACATCTTTATTAGCATTTCTTACACTGATTAATATATGGATTTTCTCACAAGGGATTTAATGTGTTACGGATTCTGTTAGTGTTCTGGAAATAATAttgaacaaacaaacatgcagatGAAATCTGGAAGTGTTTGAATATGATGAGAAATGTTGAGTTTATGAGTTTATTTTAAGACTTTTTGCTTGTAGCCTTGGATATTTGTGTAAAACTGAgatctttttttcatttgcagttCTGCCACTCTGCCTATCACCTTCAAGTGCCTGCTGGAGAACAATCACATCGACCGGAGGATCATTCGCTTCGTGCTGCCCGTGGGAGCCACCATCAACATGGACGGCACTGCGCTGTATGAAGCTGTCGCAGCCATTTTTATCGCCCAGGTCAACAACTACGAGCTTGACTTCGGCCAAATCATCACTATCAGGTATTAAACAATGAGTCTGAATGATTAAGTTTGAAAAAGTAATGTACgtttgaacgtttttttttttttttttttttgtgcaaacataATGAAATGCTCATATATTGACCATATGAGACAGGTTTAGATAGGCATGTTAATTTATGTTTGatttaaatgattgaaattattgagtgcataaatgtaaatacttgaacttttctgttttttaaatcttttatctaaattatttattatttttgagattcttgtttttttttcatgagctgtaagctctaataatcaaaattaaaaccaaataacttatgaaatgttttacattattttatcctataatatataaataatcaacaCCAGAGTTTCATGCTGTGCTGATTCTGAGCTACAGGAAAAAGAGATGCCGTTGAAATCCACATGAAAAGAACTCAAGACCTCTTAAGATCCATCTTTGCATTGATGCATCTGAATGGATGCGCTACAGAAACATCTAACGACCTTAACGGAAACAttctcattaaaaacaaaaggaaagtgtTTCTGCCATGCATTCGATTATCTAATGATCTAGTGTTTGCAGGTGTTAAATGCCTGTTTTACTTTTCCACTGCAGATTGTGTAAATCACATATTAACATGAATAAACTTAGTGAAACAAATAACACATAACACAAGTAATTAGTCTATGCATCTGCAGATTAGAATATGGTAATTCCATTCCTTTGTTTGCACTTGCATGTAGGGTGTACTTATTTTGTCGCCTTAATTAACAGGTTAAAATATTCACTCTACTTGTTTAAGCAGAATGCTACCAAACAGCAGAgtggcaattttttttaattgttatgtaAAACAGAAACATTTCATGACGCAATATATGCTGTTGAACTACTCACCCATTGTTTGAAGACATTTGTCAAACTTGATGCAAGTTCCCTGCAAAAGTGCTGAATGTGACAAACTCACAGTATGCATTATCTAGTCCTGCTTAAGAAATGAAAAAggtgtaaatataattaatataatataatataacataacataatataacataatataatataatataatataaaacatgttgAATCGTTCTTAAATTCTTTactattcaaattattattattattatatttttttcagatcACTTCACATTTCCTCCATCCATGTGAGCGTGCACATGCTCATGTGGGGTGTATTTATGCATGCACAAGACATCCGCCACTGCACAGATGTGTTCATGAGATTATATGCCATGCAGCGTTATCTCAGAGCTTTTGTGTCGTCAGGTCTGGAATGCTACAGAATCATAAATGTTCCTGTCAGCCCGTCTGGACTAAAAGCAACATCAAGCGCATAAGTAGATGTGAATATTTCAGAGTTCACTATGTGCACTACATCACAGAGTGATACAAAGACCTTGCAATTTTGCGAATGGAAGGTCAGATGAAGAAATGGAGGGTGTAGAGATATAGACAGGGACGGAGGGCAAGAGAGCATTTGGGCAGCGCTGTTACAGGGATAAACACCGCTGTCACATGGCTGTCTTACCACTGGATTATTATGCAATTTTCAATTGTGCCTTCCCAAGTCTTCCCATCAGTCATCTCTGTCTCTCATATTTAGCTTTCATATGCTCTGTTGCCAGTGTTGGGATGCTTGTGATGTTTAATCAGGGCAATAGCAGCATgcatttattgctgtaattatatTAACAAGATATAGagtttactgtatatttatgcaGTGCAATAGCAGCATGCATTTATTGTGACACCTATATTAACAGGTCACAGAATTCAGTCTACACATGTAAGAAGAGCAATAACAGAATGCATTTAATGCAACACCTATATTACCATGTTACAGAATTGATTTTGCACACTTATGCACTGCAATAGCAGCATGTATTTCTAACAAAAATCTATTGACAGGATAAAGAAATTACTGCACTTGCATGCAGTGCGATAACGGCGTGCATTTATTGAGACACTTATGTTAACAGGTTAAAGAACTGACTATGCCCACCCGTGTAGTGCAACAGCAGAATGCATTTATTGCAGTGTTTAAATTAGCAGGTTACAGAATTAATTTAGCCCAAATAAGCGTAGCAAGCAGCATGCACTTATTGCGACTCCTATATTAACAGGTTACAGTCTTTATACTGTAATCAATGTAACAGAAGCATATAATTATTGCATGTAAGCAGTGCAATAGTGATGCACATTTATTGCACTACTCTTACTACTGCATTCActcaatataattattatttattttcatgcatgaGTAACAGGCCACAGCTTTTACACTGTCCACATAAGCAGTGCAATGCCCAATTAAGAGGTCACAATCACCCTAATGTTGTAATTCGTCACTTTCCGTAATTAGTGATCTCTTATAATGAGTAACAAATTACTGTAGATGTTGTCCTCAAAAATAACATCACTCAAAACTATTATGTCATTATATTTAAGCTTCGCTGTCAGTGGCTCTTTTGCAACGATCTACCTAAAATACCAAACAGTGTTTCTCATTAGAGACTGATTACTTCACTAGAGAAGGTCAGAGTATCTTTTATTCTTCCCTTTGCATTATAAATTGTGTGCAGATCGAAGTGTGACATTGATATATGTTATTCCTCAATGAGGCAGCGTGCATTAAACCCCGAACAAGCTGACTGATGTTACACCTGCGAGGGTGCATGAGTTGCATATGCATGAAAGCATTCATGCAAGAGAATGTTGTGTGCAGGTGCTCATTCtgtgtttgattttgtttgtaaTTACTGTTTGCACAAAGGCCTCAGTCATTCATTAAATTTGCATGCAATTAGTGCTAGTATATCCAGTCTATGATCTGCCAACCTAAATAAAGAAAAAGCTTCACTGCGACAGTGTTGCTTGTCCTTCATAACGTTTTGCTTGCTGTGTAATGATTAATTGACCATGTTTTCCAGTATTACAGCGACAGCAGCGAGCATCGGTGCAGCTGGGATCCCACAGGCCGGCCTGGTCACCATGGTGATAGTGTTGACATCCGTCGGACTGCCAACTGATGACATCACTCTCATTATCGCTGTTGATTGGGCGCTGTAAGTATAGACATGTGCTTGATATTTTGATATCTTGACATTTAGGTAGAAACCCCTTTTTGTCAATGCACAGTTGGAGGCTGGTCACACACAGTATGTTTTTGCATTCTACTGTgctgtttttccattgtttttctatttaaatatgcaCTCGGTGGATGTATCTGGGAATTGCCCTCTTTAGCCTCAAGAatgctttatatttaaaatgctctATGAGTTACAAGAAGTTCAACTTTTCACAAGTCCTCGCATTATGCTGCCCTGTATGCTGCGCTTGTACTGTAAATACAATAACATGCTCTGTGTGAATGGCCTCTTAGACAGGAAATCAACTCAACAGGAAGTGACGAATGGTCactattatcataaaaaaaagagtttactGGTCTCACACCAATCAGAGTtttcaaaaattatttgaaacaaaGTCAAATAATCATTCACTCTTGGCCTTGGTTGTACATTTGCCATCATTTGTATTTATCCtgactatgtttttaaaatgcattaagttAATTCTGTTGATCTGTCCTCACCTCTTCAGAGACCGATTCCGCACCATGGTCAATGTGATGGGAGATGCTCTGGCCACAGGAATCATGGCCCATATCTGCAGAAAAGACTTCATTAAAGAGGGAGATGGGGTGAGTTACCTGAGAGAGAATACAACTGACAAGttcactaatacattattttatttaaattaggatAAATTGTATAACTATAGTAGTGTCCAAAAGGTTTGTTTTAATTACTATTGTTTAAAATAGTAAATAcgtatatttaaaagaaatatatgTAGCTACTATTTCTACTACTATTAAGTCACTACTTAAATGCACTACACCTGCatatatttacacaaacacaaagactgAATTTGGTCCTCGCAAGGTTATTTCTTTATCATCTAAAGGAGTTTTTTCCCTAGCATTGTGTCTTCTCAGTGGGGTTTGTGAAGCGCTGTTTTGAATATATTATGAATAGTGCAAAACCCTACAAAGAAATTTCACtgaatttattcaaatcaaaaattACAAGTTGCATGGTCACGGACCACAATGAATGACATTTCATGTATTTGTCAGCGTCTCATGAAGACATAAGTGTAAACGTAATTTTCGACAGTTTTTACACAGATGAATAAAGGTAGATGGACATTTGAATGGAAAACAACAATTCCCTGAAACACAGAAATCTAGAGTGGGTTTCAATGTATTTTCCTTGACAAAAAGGACAGGTCATTTAATTTATACCTTGCTGTAATAACAAAGATACTGAGGTTTTGTAAATCAGGACAAACTTAGTGACGAGAGGAGAGATCGTGACCATTACAAGCAGATATCGACAAACAGAGAGGCAGGATAGTCACGACAAGGTGGGAAACATTGTTtcgtaagaaaaaagaaaatagataatTACAGACAGATCCAATATAGACACATAGGCTTCCGATTTATGGAAAAATGGCTTGGAAAACATATTTGTCTTGAGGCTTATGCACACAATATGTTGTTGCCCGTTTCTTCAGGACATGTGAGTGCTTCTGTGACAATCTTATTTTTCCTCTCTTGGTAATTAAGTGGTCATTCAGAAGACAGATTTAACTAAGAGCCACTTGTAGTACACTTACATTAGGTGCCATTCATCTGGACAAATTAGCTCAAGAGTAAAATAATGATAGCTTATTGCTTCCTCATTACAGAGCTTGAATCTTTATTACATGATCTGAGATTTAACCCATTCACCACACCACCAAAAGATGTGAAGCATGTTTGTTTATTGTGTATTAAAAGACTGTAATATAAGCAATGCAGCAGTTCTTTGctgtttaagtattatttatctacttctttatgtatgtttttcattagttttttattattttagcttatTTCTTTTATAATTTCATGTGCtttttttagatataaaaaattactttttttttgtaaattcaatttttagtatattttagtcatttgttctccatttttatttttatttccattagtaattttagcactttgattatctaatatttatattttatttcacttaacaaGAATgctcttaaatatttttgttgttgttgttaatgatAACACTAATCTGACAGTCATATAGAGAGACCTTGATTCCTTCCTCaaatagatataaaatataatatctgCGTTCTTCTACATCACaccttaaatgtatatattatatattgctgATGTCATTCTAAAAGGAATGTTAAATTTTTCAGTTTGAAATTGTTGCACAAGATCTCATGCTCATAATACATGCAAAACAGGAGCATTTTTCCTAAAACGTATTTCAGGCAACTTTTCCAAATTTTTCAGCTACTATTTATATTAGCTTTGTGTCACCACAACACCGCTCTGGTAGGCTGACTGGAGTCAGAGATTTGAGTTAAACGGTGCACAAAAATGAATACTGAATCAGCATTTCCCCGTTTCTCTGTAGGTCCCTCTCGTCTGTGAAACAAAGCCCATGACTAACCAGGGTTTGCCGAACTGTCAGCAGAACAATGGTAGTTTCCAGTCCCCGCCACCAGGGGGCAAACCTGAGCACATCCCTCCAGATGTGGCCCGTCTTATGCAGCTGGAGGAAGGGGTTCGTCCGCCGCCGCCCGATCGGAAAAAGCCGCCCGTACCACCACGACACCTGAAACACAGAGACAAGGACCATTGTGCCATCGACATGAATGGTCTGGAGACTAACGTATAGCGAGCGTTGAAATCGCAGACTGAAAATGATCAAACAAAACATAGGAATGGACTACGGGACATGAATGACTTCCTTTGCAGTTTTTCTCTAACAACCAACACATGGTCTGACCCTGCTCACATGGGCCACTAAACCAGTAATGCCATTCTTGGCAGCACATCCTGGTTGACCCATTCAGTGTGTTAGATAATGCCGGGATGGGATGAGAAACCAGGTCAATGTCCACAACACAAAGCCAGCTGGTTTCTTTGGGTCGTAGCGCGATGCATTCAAGGCCTTGAGAATGAAACACATCCTGCAGCGTAATGCTAGACTGTCAAAAAAGCACAAGTGAACTGTAAATACAACATAAATATGTACTcttatgtgttttttattgttatttttttctcataatttatataaaattttatatctTATGTCTTGTCTTTTTAAGCAGgccatgtaaaatattttaaagcttgCAGGTGTATGTGAAGATCAATTTTGACTGTCGTTTTAAACTACTGAACTATTCTTCTGTGATTTATCATGCTAAATTAGGGCAGAAACATACTTTGCCCGATTACGGAAACAAAGCAAGTTATATATTGTACTGACTCATCAAAAGCAAATCCTGTGGAACTTgcatcaacctttgttcacattaaagaatagtacacccaaaaatgaaaatctgcttaaAATGTACaccctcagtccatccaagatgctcaccaatagatcatctgcagtgaatgggtgccgtcagaatgagagtccaaacagctgataaaaacatcacaataatccacatcactccagtccagcagtttttttttccaggtttgcattgcacaacatcagaaagatcaggccctttctaacggagcatgctgtacaacttcttgtccaggcccttgtcattttttggctggactactgcaatgatcttctggctggacttccatcaatcacaatcaaacctctaaatgattcagaatgcagtggCACTAATGGTCTTCAATTaacccaaaagagcccatgttacacctctctttatctccttgcagtGGCTTCCGGTTGCGGCTCGCATTAAGTTCGCCTCATGGTGCCAtaacagagaggctcaaaatcactttccagaacattcccattcaccattcctggctggtggaatgatcttcccacccttATCCGCAATGCTGAATCCTTAAtaattttcaagcgacagctgaaatCTCAGCTCTTTCGAAACTACTTGCCTTCATCgttagcttgtacttatttgaacaatgtctaaaacttggtattaccatacaagcacttcctgtgcctgtttaagaagaatcgctttatgtatcccTCAGTTGTACGAAAACCACAGGTTATGGATAGATTTGGAtagcgtctgcaaaatgactaaatgcgaatgtaaatataaatgtttttaccgTTCAACCCATTACTTCTGGACGAAATACGAGTCTGTAACTCataataatgatgtttttttAGTGAAAAAGTCTTTCCCTTGTTGTcctcctctcacatcaaaatccacccacatattcatttagaacttttctgcttgtaaacagtgcttgatatTCTCTGCTGATTCCGTTGAGACAACTTTATCactaaagaaaacaatattatgaagTCATAGAGGACTTGTATTTCAGACGAGAGCAGCATTTTGAAGTTACAAATGTCTtgtcttacaaacacacaacttttccCTTCACAAGATGCTAATTTATGGACTGgaatggattacttgtggattattgggatgtttttatcagctgtttggactctgacggcacccattcactgcagaggctcCATTGGTGAGTGACTGCATGGTTGCGTTCCTAGAAAATCAATTTCTCCCATGCCATTTTCCTgcttgcatttgcatttgcaccGGCAGCAGGAACTCTGAAACGGCCGACAGGGACTGTGCAGCATTTACAAACGTCAACATCCAGTGAATGGAGGATCGATGTCGTGATCTGAGCGGTTTTTCATTGTGTGATGTGGGTTTCTTAACAGAGATGTAATGTAAACGCACAAATATATGTGACTTAAATCTGCTAAATCTCCTAAGACAACTTGCAGTGTCACATATCATCGAGACTAAGAAACGAACACAATGCTGCAGACAACAGGTAAATGCCTTTATCGTTGAGTTCCATGTTcgttaaaaaaagtatttttaacttttacattGTGTTTCGTATGCGTTTGGCCAATCATACACTGATAGTTCCTATAGAACTGTTTTAGACCCTACTCTGAACTGAGGCCCTGTCCACACACACGtggttattttaaaaacacagcttTTTCTATGCAATTTGACCCTTCGTCCACAATCAAATGCAGCTCCAGGTTACTGAAACCGATTTTTTTTTGAAAACGCCTTGCagtgtgaagatttttttttaaaactccgGTTTCAGTGTTATTGTGTAGACCGCGAAACCGGCGTTTTTGGATTGTGACATCAGCACCAGCACTGTTATCTCGATGCAAACATGCCAAAAGTGGGTATTTCTATCATTAGTTCTAGGAACTATGAAATGTTCCTCTGGCGCGAAAGCCCCTTTAATTTCTATAAATTTACTTAAGTGAGCACTTAAGTGATTGCACATCTTGCGGAAATAATGAATATGGAACCTATAGGCCTAGATTTCATAGCCAAATGAAAAAGCATGTGCGTTCACATACTTGTGTTGAGTATATTTCAGGCTTCTCTCTGCGGTCAAGCATGTGTGTCGTGGTCTGTCATGGTCTCTAATCTCTGCTGAAGCATGGCTCACTCTCATTTGTGCTGATTATGAAGGCCCATCTCAGTAAAGCCGTGGCACGGAGGACGGTTCATGGCTGGCTGCGGTCTTCTCTCAAGAGCTGATTAAAGCGCTCAGCTGTACTCACAGCTTTTCTCACTGACACACATAGAGTGCTCCATGTGCTCTTTGTGATTAACTGAATTAGGCTGAAATCCCTCTCTCAGCATTTGACATTGATGCACAGGTACAGAATCTTTGAGTTCTGCTCCACCTTTGCAGAGAAAAGAC is a genomic window of Carassius auratus strain Wakin chromosome 23, ASM336829v1, whole genome shotgun sequence containing:
- the LOC113041745 gene encoding excitatory amino acid transporter 5-like, which gives rise to MAVALDAVWVRVKGVCKQNGLLILSVLAVVIGCLLGFFLRSKNLSEQEVKYFQFPGELLMRMLKMLILPLVVSSLMSGLAALDAKCSSRLGLITVSYYLWTTFLAVVVGIVMVLIIHPGGMAQKEDSEDSGKPIMSSADALLDLIRNMFPANLVQATFQQYRTNSVPIMKTPKTTVATSLTETTTRRALIYGIQDDNGTDIQNFQLDLTPPPDVVMRTLPGTSEGMNVLGIVIFSATMGIMLGRMGPNGSALVNFCQSLNEAVLKIVAIVIWYFPFGIVFLVAGKILEMSDPSAMGKKLGFYAITVVMGLILHGLFILPSMYFFITKKSPIVYIRGILQALLISLATSSSSATLPITFKCLLENNHIDRRIIRFVLPVGATINMDGTALYEAVAAIFIAQVNNYELDFGQIITISITATAASIGAAGIPQAGLVTMVIVLTSVGLPTDDITLIIAVDWALDRFRTMVNVMGDALATGIMAHICRKDFIKEGDGVPLVCETKPMTNQGLPNCQQNNGSFQSPPPGGKPEHIPPDVARLMQLEEGVRPPPPDRKKPPVPPRHLKHRDKDHCAIDMNGLETNV